One Gordonia zhaorongruii DNA segment encodes these proteins:
- a CDS encoding DUF4334 domain-containing protein, with amino-acid sequence MTTTVAALKAGLPSDAAAALYDSLAPVGVEEILGQWHGSEVPTGHPMDGLLAVSGWYGKRFDDADHVHPLIFGEPGDLYPVNPGAVPIDLLNRLGTRMPRPQIPGVATAFKAVKTRRHRARLRQVEYRGKVSTAMVYDQLAVIDHFRLFDEDTLLGAMDLRNSPRPYFFLLERDR; translated from the coding sequence ATGACCACGACCGTCGCCGCTCTGAAAGCCGGACTGCCCAGCGATGCTGCTGCAGCCCTGTACGACTCGCTCGCGCCCGTCGGCGTCGAAGAGATTCTCGGTCAGTGGCACGGGTCGGAGGTCCCCACAGGGCATCCGATGGACGGACTGCTCGCGGTATCCGGTTGGTACGGCAAACGCTTCGACGACGCCGATCACGTTCATCCGCTGATCTTCGGCGAGCCGGGCGACCTCTATCCGGTTAACCCGGGCGCCGTGCCGATCGATCTGCTCAACCGGCTCGGCACGCGCATGCCGAGGCCGCAGATCCCCGGCGTCGCAACTGCGTTCAAAGCAGTGAAGACCAGGCGGCACCGTGCCCGCCTACGGCAGGTGGAGTACCGCGGAAAGGTCAGCACCGCGATGGTCTACGACCAGCTCGCCGTCATCGACCACTTCCGGCTCTTCGACGAGGACACACTTCTCGGAGCGATGGATCTGCGGAACTCGCCGCGACCGTACTTCTTCCTGCTGGAACGGGACCGCTGA
- a CDS encoding sulfurtransferase, with protein sequence MPDVLIGVEDLVEAMLSNRPPAVLDVRWRLGEDDGEQRYRAGHLPGAVYVDLESELAAPADPAHGRHPLPDVADLQAAARSWGVDFGAPVVVYDDNGGQSAARLWWLLRWGGVSEVRILDGGYRAWQDAGMRESKGDATPRTGSVTLTGDSMPTATIDEAANTDALLLDARSAERYRGDVEPVDPRPGHIPGAISAPTADNLDSDEHFLDNDTLRTRFAGLGVDGSRDVIVYCGSGVTAAHQIAALNQVGIDATLYPGSYSQWSSDASREVQTG encoded by the coding sequence ATGCCGGATGTGCTGATCGGAGTCGAGGATCTAGTCGAGGCGATGCTGTCGAACAGGCCGCCCGCCGTTCTCGATGTACGTTGGCGCCTCGGCGAGGACGACGGCGAGCAGCGATACCGAGCCGGGCACCTACCGGGCGCCGTCTACGTCGATCTCGAGTCCGAACTGGCCGCACCCGCCGATCCGGCGCACGGCAGGCACCCCCTCCCCGACGTCGCGGATCTCCAGGCGGCCGCACGCAGCTGGGGCGTGGACTTCGGTGCCCCGGTCGTGGTCTACGACGACAACGGCGGCCAATCAGCGGCCCGCCTGTGGTGGCTGCTCCGCTGGGGCGGCGTCAGCGAAGTGAGGATCCTCGACGGCGGCTACCGCGCATGGCAGGACGCCGGCATGCGGGAGTCGAAAGGCGACGCGACACCGCGCACCGGCAGCGTGACACTAACCGGAGACAGCATGCCGACCGCGACCATCGACGAGGCCGCGAACACCGATGCACTCCTACTCGACGCCCGATCCGCCGAGCGGTACCGCGGAGACGTGGAGCCCGTGGATCCACGCCCCGGCCACATCCCCGGCGCGATCAGCGCGCCGACTGCCGACAATCTCGATTCCGACGAGCACTTCCTCGACAACGACACACTGCGAACACGCTTCGCCGGGCTGGGTGTCGACGGATCACGCGATGTGATCGTCTACTGCGGGTCGGGAGTCACTGCGGCACACCAGATCGCGGCGCTCAACCAGGTCGGGATCGACGCGACGCTGTATCCCGGCTCGTACTCGCAGTGGTCGTCAGACGCGAGCCGGGAGGTACAGACCGGTTAG
- a CDS encoding (2,3-dihydroxybenzoyl)adenylate synthase yields MTQTTAQSDLADGFAPHRTDPAADYDDAGLYRGRPLWSDLVDAAAMRPDSPAVTDAADDRTLTYSGLLSAADRRAAGFQAAGLRAGDRAVVQMNNSAEFAVTFFGLLRAGVVPVMTLPAHRISEIAHLAHTSGAVAYLTEDGTHGYDFRELAIELVDRVPGVRHVFTAGDPGRFTALPDAPHTDFEPPTVSTDLPALLLVSGGTTGLPKLIARTHDDYEFNARRSAEIAGLTADDVYLAALPAAHNFPLSCPGALGMIGVGGHSVFTADPSPDNAFAIVEKYRVSVVALVPALAQLWGAATEWEEADTSSLRLLQVGGSKLAESDAVDLDAAFGPVVQQVFGMAEGLICYSRLDDARSLVHVSQGSPMSEFDEVRIVDEDGTEVADGDEGELLTRGPYTIRGYYRAPEHNERSFTDDGFYRSGDLVRRLGSGHLAVTGRIKDTIVRAGENVAADDVEENLLAHPSVRQAAVVGEPDDVVGERIRAVVIVGRGVSDVTLPELREFLTSRGLASFKLPDRLSVVEALPVTAVGKIDKKAVRASLS; encoded by the coding sequence ATGACGCAGACCACAGCCCAGTCCGATCTCGCCGACGGATTCGCGCCGCACCGCACCGATCCGGCCGCCGACTACGACGACGCAGGCCTGTACCGCGGGCGCCCACTGTGGTCCGATCTGGTCGATGCCGCCGCCATGCGGCCCGACTCTCCGGCCGTCACCGATGCCGCCGACGATCGAACCCTCACCTACTCCGGGCTCCTGTCCGCCGCTGACCGTCGTGCCGCCGGCTTTCAGGCGGCCGGGCTCCGCGCGGGTGATCGCGCCGTGGTGCAGATGAACAACTCCGCCGAGTTCGCAGTCACGTTCTTCGGGTTGCTGCGTGCAGGCGTCGTGCCGGTCATGACGCTGCCTGCTCACCGCATCAGCGAGATCGCCCACCTGGCGCACACGTCCGGCGCCGTCGCCTACCTGACCGAGGACGGAACGCACGGCTACGACTTCCGCGAGCTCGCCATCGAACTCGTCGACCGAGTTCCCGGCGTGCGCCATGTGTTCACCGCCGGCGATCCGGGACGTTTCACCGCACTGCCGGACGCACCGCACACCGATTTCGAACCTCCGACGGTTTCGACCGACCTGCCCGCCTTGTTGCTGGTCAGCGGCGGCACCACCGGGCTGCCGAAGCTGATCGCCCGCACCCATGACGACTACGAGTTCAACGCCCGCCGGTCCGCCGAGATCGCCGGTCTCACAGCGGACGACGTCTACCTGGCGGCACTTCCTGCCGCACACAACTTCCCGCTCAGTTGCCCGGGCGCACTCGGCATGATCGGTGTCGGCGGACACAGCGTGTTCACTGCGGACCCCAGCCCGGACAACGCGTTCGCGATCGTCGAGAAGTACCGCGTGAGCGTCGTGGCACTTGTGCCCGCACTCGCCCAGCTGTGGGGCGCAGCCACCGAGTGGGAGGAGGCGGACACGTCGTCGCTCCGATTGCTGCAGGTCGGCGGATCCAAGCTCGCGGAAAGCGACGCCGTCGACCTCGATGCCGCATTCGGCCCCGTAGTGCAGCAGGTGTTCGGCATGGCGGAGGGCCTCATCTGCTACTCCCGGCTCGACGACGCGCGCTCGCTCGTCCACGTCAGCCAGGGGTCCCCGATGTCGGAGTTCGACGAAGTCCGCATCGTCGACGAGGACGGCACCGAGGTCGCAGACGGCGACGAGGGCGAGCTCCTGACCCGTGGGCCGTACACGATTCGCGGCTACTACCGCGCACCCGAGCACAACGAGCGGTCGTTCACCGACGACGGCTTCTACCGGTCGGGCGACCTGGTTCGCCGACTCGGATCGGGGCACCTGGCGGTGACCGGCCGGATCAAGGACACCATCGTGCGCGCAGGCGAGAACGTCGCGGCCGACGACGTCGAGGAGAACCTCCTCGCCCACCCGTCCGTCCGGCAAGCCGCAGTCGTCGGCGAGCCCGATGACGTTGTCGGCGAACGAATCCGGGCGGTTGTCATCGTCGGCCGTGGCGTGAGCGACGTGACCCTGCCAGAGCTCCGCGAGTTCCTGACATCGCGCGGCCTTGCCTCGTTCAAGCTGCCCGACCGGCTGAGTGTCGTCGAGGCCCTGCCGGTGACCGCCGTCGGCAAGATCGACAAGAAGGCCGTCCGCGCATCACTCTCCTAG
- a CDS encoding salicylate synthase, with protein MTALPLLDEPLTAADAARRCAAWAASGEFGDHVVYERSGTWIFAARPVAHIILTRGRVSLDVGSEVIDFPWTDDPSAGLEAALAALPDRTWQLYGWVGFDYCAAYRGLLDHVPHDVVLAHFIVPGLIVRVNDDGIDADGADEEILTRLQEIASRADDPAPARPIDVAVDGDGYSERVAQAIAEINSGAYQKVILSRRVAAGYDVDIPATYVRGRDANTPARSFLLRLGGVEAAGFSPELVGAVDQDGIVTAEPLAGTRALTGAADVDAAARTELLSDEKELAEHALSVRACLDEVDSVVEPGTAHVASFLDVRERGSVQHLGATVRGRLAPGLTPWRALEALFPSITATGTPKTPALEAIYRLEPERRGPYSGAVVAASSAGDLEAALALRSVFAEDGRAWLRAGAGIVAGSQPDREFTETCEKLASIAPFVVPATES; from the coding sequence ATGACGGCACTTCCGCTGCTGGACGAGCCGCTGACTGCGGCAGATGCGGCACGGAGATGTGCTGCGTGGGCGGCGTCCGGCGAATTCGGCGATCACGTGGTCTACGAACGCTCCGGTACCTGGATCTTCGCTGCCCGTCCCGTAGCGCACATCATCCTCACGCGTGGCCGGGTGAGTCTCGATGTCGGCTCCGAGGTGATTGACTTCCCGTGGACCGACGACCCGTCGGCCGGGCTGGAAGCTGCGCTCGCAGCGTTGCCCGACCGGACCTGGCAGCTGTACGGCTGGGTCGGCTTCGACTACTGCGCCGCATACCGCGGGCTGCTCGATCACGTCCCGCACGACGTGGTGCTGGCGCACTTCATCGTGCCCGGTCTGATCGTCCGAGTGAACGATGATGGGATCGACGCTGACGGTGCCGATGAGGAGATTCTCACGCGGCTGCAGGAGATCGCCTCGCGGGCAGACGATCCGGCGCCTGCGCGGCCGATCGACGTCGCGGTGGACGGAGACGGTTACTCCGAGCGCGTGGCACAGGCGATCGCCGAGATCAACAGCGGCGCGTATCAGAAAGTGATCCTGTCCCGCCGGGTTGCGGCCGGCTACGACGTCGACATCCCGGCGACGTACGTGCGAGGCCGCGATGCGAACACGCCTGCCCGATCGTTCCTGCTGCGGCTCGGTGGTGTGGAGGCTGCCGGGTTCAGTCCCGAGCTCGTGGGCGCCGTCGACCAGGACGGAATCGTCACCGCCGAGCCGCTCGCCGGAACCCGCGCGCTCACGGGTGCGGCTGACGTGGATGCGGCGGCCCGCACGGAACTGCTCTCCGATGAGAAGGAACTGGCCGAGCATGCGCTATCGGTACGTGCCTGTCTCGACGAGGTCGACTCCGTCGTGGAACCGGGTACCGCTCATGTCGCCAGCTTTCTGGACGTGCGGGAGCGCGGCAGCGTTCAGCATCTCGGGGCGACGGTGCGCGGTCGGCTGGCGCCGGGCCTCACCCCGTGGCGTGCTCTGGAGGCTCTCTTCCCCTCGATCACCGCGACCGGAACCCCGAAAACGCCCGCGCTCGAGGCGATCTACCGACTCGAACCCGAACGGCGCGGTCCGTATTCCGGCGCCGTGGTCGCGGCGTCGTCCGCAGGTGATCTGGAAGCGGCCCTCGCGCTGCGCTCGGTGTTCGCCGAGGACGGTCGCGCGTGGCTGCGAGCCGGCGCCGGAATCGTAGCCGGGTCGCAGCCGGACCGGGAGTTCACGGAGACGTGCGAGAAGCTCGCCAGCATCGCGCCGTTCGTGGTGCCCGCCACCGAATCATGA
- a CDS encoding TIGR03564 family F420-dependent LLM class oxidoreductase — MQVNVVWTINAKSLSIDKAVANLHELREEGFRRVWSTQMPSEPDLLTCIALAGREVPDIEFGTSVLPIQAQHPMKLAQQSLTVNQIIGGRLNLGLGLTHRVVTEGMWGISYAKPVQRTEQYLDGLLPLLSGEKADAAGDIVTTRGAMTLQGVAAPPVYFAALGPKMLELAGRRTSGTVTWMTGPKTLRDHVIPTLKQSAADAGRPDGSVRTVAMLPVSVTDDADGARASAAKQFAMYDGLPSYKSMLDREGFAGPADAAIIGDESTVAERIRELESFGVDEYVGILFDRDPEVRARTRALLRSIDE; from the coding sequence ATGCAGGTCAACGTCGTCTGGACGATCAACGCGAAGAGCCTGTCGATAGATAAGGCCGTGGCTAACCTGCACGAGTTGCGCGAGGAGGGATTCCGGCGTGTCTGGTCCACTCAGATGCCCAGCGAACCCGACCTGCTGACCTGCATCGCACTCGCCGGCCGCGAAGTGCCCGACATCGAGTTCGGCACCAGCGTTCTGCCGATTCAGGCACAGCACCCGATGAAGCTCGCCCAGCAGTCGCTCACGGTCAACCAGATCATCGGCGGCCGGTTGAACCTCGGTCTCGGACTCACCCACCGGGTGGTCACCGAGGGCATGTGGGGCATCTCGTACGCCAAGCCGGTGCAGCGCACCGAGCAATATCTGGACGGACTGCTCCCGCTCCTCAGCGGCGAGAAGGCCGATGCTGCCGGCGACATCGTCACCACCCGCGGCGCGATGACCCTGCAGGGCGTCGCTGCGCCCCCTGTGTACTTCGCAGCGCTCGGCCCCAAGATGCTCGAGCTGGCCGGCCGTCGCACGTCGGGCACCGTCACCTGGATGACCGGACCGAAAACCCTTCGGGACCATGTGATCCCGACTCTGAAACAGTCGGCGGCCGACGCCGGCCGGCCCGATGGATCCGTCCGCACGGTCGCGATGCTGCCGGTCAGTGTCACCGACGACGCCGACGGAGCCCGGGCCTCGGCGGCCAAGCAGTTCGCCATGTACGACGGCCTGCCATCCTACAAATCGATGCTCGATCGCGAGGGCTTCGCCGGACCGGCCGACGCCGCCATCATCGGCGATGAGTCGACCGTCGCCGAGCGCATTCGGGAACTCGAGTCGTTCGGCGTCGACGAGTACGTCGGGATCCTGTTCGACCGCGATCCCGAGGTACGGGCCCGCACTCGCGCGCTACTGCGGTCCATCGACGAGTAG
- a CDS encoding NAD(P)H-binding protein, which produces MADIKIIGGHGKIALLLAPLLNERGDSVTSIIRNPEHADDVRASGAEPLVLDVENADRGEISQAIEGADAVVFTAGAGGGNPDRTYAVDRDAAIRAMEAAAEAGVNRFVLVSYLGAGPDHGVSEDSAFYPYAEAKAAADVALRESKLDWTILMPGALTLDDPSGTIDPAAIRTEKNAGTARANVAQVAAAALANPASIRQNIAFTDGSVPIDVALNAL; this is translated from the coding sequence ATGGCGGACATCAAGATCATCGGAGGACACGGCAAGATCGCCCTCCTCCTCGCACCCCTGCTGAACGAACGCGGCGACTCGGTCACCTCGATCATCCGTAACCCGGAGCACGCCGACGATGTCCGTGCCTCCGGCGCGGAACCACTGGTTCTCGATGTCGAGAACGCCGACCGCGGGGAGATCAGCCAGGCGATCGAGGGCGCTGACGCCGTGGTGTTCACCGCGGGTGCCGGCGGCGGAAACCCCGACCGCACCTACGCCGTCGATCGGGACGCGGCGATCCGTGCCATGGAGGCCGCGGCCGAGGCAGGCGTGAACAGGTTCGTGCTCGTCTCGTATCTCGGTGCCGGACCCGATCACGGTGTCAGCGAAGACAGCGCCTTCTACCCGTACGCGGAGGCGAAGGCAGCTGCCGACGTCGCTCTGCGCGAATCCAAGCTGGACTGGACCATTCTCATGCCAGGTGCGCTGACCCTCGACGATCCGTCGGGGACGATCGATCCGGCCGCCATCCGCACCGAGAAGAACGCCGGCACCGCGCGGGCCAACGTGGCACAGGTCGCCGCAGCGGCACTGGCCAATCCGGCGTCCATCCGCCAGAACATCGCTTTCACCGACGGCTCGGTACCGATCGACGTGGCGCTCAACGCACTCTGA